The DNA segment GTCGTCACGGTCACGATCGGGCCGGAAGACTCAGAACAGACGATCCGGCAGGCGCTCGCGAAAGGTGCCGACCGTGCGATCCGCGTCTGGGACGACGCACTCGACGGCGTCGACCTGCTCGACGTCCACGCCAAGACGGCGATCCTCCGGGCGGTCGTCGCCGAGGAAGATCCCGATCTGATCCTCTCGGGCGTCCAGACGGGCGACGACAGCTGGATGGCGACCGGCGTCTCGCTGGCGGAATCACTCGACTTCCAGTGGGCGGCCGTCGTCAACGCCCTCGACCACGATATCGCGGACGGCACGGCCGCCGTTCGCCGTGAACTCGAAGGCGGCGTCGAGGAACTGACCGAGGTCGATCTCCCGGCCGTGCTGACGATCCAGACGGGTATCAACGAGCCCCGCTACGCGAGCCTGCGCGGCATTCGACAGGCACAGCGAAAGGAACTCGACGCCCTGACGCTCGACGACGTCGGGCTCGACGCGGGCGTCGTCGAGGGGAGCCTCGAACTGACGGACATGTACGAGCCGGAATCGGAGAGCGAGGCGACCGTCTGGGAGGGCGGCGCCGAAGAGACCGCCGGGGAACTGGCCGAACTGCTCCGCGAGAAGGGGGTGGTCGCATGAGCGATCGAAGTGAGCGCCTGCGAGTACGCCAGCGTTCCGCTCTGGAGGTGGCAGCATGACGGACGTCCTCGCGATCGCCGACCACCGCCGCGGTGAACTGCGGCCGGTGAGCTACGAACTCGCGACGGCAGGGCGTGAACTCGCCGACGCGACGGGTGGCGACCTCCACCTGGCCGTCATCGGCGGCGACGTCGAATCCTTCGGGGAGAAACTCGCTCGGGATGGCGTCGACGTCGTCCACACTGTCGCCGAGGGCGAGGAGTTCAACCACGACGTCTACACGCAGACGATCGAGCAACTCTACGCGGCGCTCGACCCGCAGTACGTCCTCGCCCCCAACAGCGTGAACGGGCTCGACTACGCGCCGGCCGTCGCCGGTCGCCTCGACCTCCCGATCGTGACGGACGTCGTCGGTCTCGAACTCGACGGTGACTCCCTCGTGGCGACGCGCGAGATGTACGGCGGGAAGGTCGAGACGACGACGGAACTCGATGCGGGTGCCGCGCTCGCGACGATCCGCGAAGGTGAGTGGCCGGAGGCGGAGGGGACCGGCGAGGCCTCGATCGAGGCGTTCGACGTCGACATCGACGAGGACGCTGTCGGCTCGACCGTGACCGGTTTCGAGGAGGTCGCCGGCGGCGACGTCGACATCAGCGAAGCCGACCTGCTCGTCTCGATCGGTCGCGGCATCGAAGAGGAGGAGAATCTGGACCTCATCCGCGACCTCGTCGACGCACTCGACGCGACGCTCTCCTCGTCGCGTCCGATCGTCGACGCCGGCTGGCTCCCGGCGAACCGCCAGGTCGGCCAGTCGGGCAAGGTCGTGACGCCCGACGTCTACCTCGCAATCGGTATTTCCGGCGCCGTCCAGCACGTCGCAGGGATGAAGGGATCGGACACGATCGTCGCGATAAATACCGACCCCAACGCGCCGATCATGGACATCGCCGATTACGCGATCCACGACGACCTCTTCGACGTCGTGCCGGCGTTGATCGAGGCGTTCGAGTAGCGCGAGGTTCGGAGCGCCGAAGGCGCGAGAACCTCGGTATTGTGAACGGGGAACGGAGTGACCCGTGAGCTGCGAGGGTTGGAGCGCGAGGTTCGGAGCGCCGAAGGCGCGAGAACCTCGGTATTGTGAACGGGGAACGGAGTGACCCGTGAGCTGGGTAGGTCGGAGCGCGAGGTTCGGAGCGCCGACGGCGTGAGAATCTGGGAGTGTCGAGCGGGGAGCGAAGTGGGCCACGAGTCGCGACGATCGAGCCTCGCCAGACGGGAAGCACGACGGATTACACCGATACGAGGAGACCGCCCACGGCGTCAGCCGTGGGAGGATGTCACGCCGGAAGAGCGAGCGGTGAGTGGACCGAACCGTGAGCAGCGAAATCCTCGGCTGTGCGAGGGGAAGGACCACCCGCGAGCGGAGGAGTGAGAACCGCGAGTCCGACCGGAGTGATCGGCGGGCGGTGGGAGCCGAGTTGTGCCGGGTCCTGTAGAATTTCCTATTATTACACAACGGGGATTACTGTTGCTGTGTACCGAATTCTCGGCAGATAGGGCTCGGGTGTCGATTCTGTCGGTTCAACCGACAAATGTGTCACGGAATTACCAATCTCCGGAGTTATTATAATGGTACTATCTCAACCGTACCTCATGGTGGATCGCTACAAGAGACGAACGTACCTGGCGGGGTTGGCCGCAGGTGGTCTGGGCGGGCTGTCGGGATGTCTCGACAGTATTCCCGTGATCGGGTCCGGGACTGGCGAGGACGAGGTCGGTGGGTTGGATCGAACGATCAAACTAGGTCTGTTGCACTCGGTTACAGGTGATCTGCAACACGTCGGAACACCGATCCACAACGCGGGGCTCCTGCCGATAACGCAACTCGAATCGGCCGACGTCGCCCTCGAGTTCGACGTCGAGGAGGCAGACGCGGAGACGTCGCCGGCCGTGGGAGTCCGGAGGGCGCTAGCGCTCGTCGAGGCGGGATATCCGGCGATCAACGGCGCGCTGAGCTCCGACGTCACGTTACAGGCGACACAGCAGGTACTCATCCCGT comes from the Halovivax cerinus genome and includes:
- a CDS encoding electron transfer flavoprotein subunit alpha/FixB family protein, whose translation is MTDVLAIADHRRGELRPVSYELATAGRELADATGGDLHLAVIGGDVESFGEKLARDGVDVVHTVAEGEEFNHDVYTQTIEQLYAALDPQYVLAPNSVNGLDYAPAVAGRLDLPIVTDVVGLELDGDSLVATREMYGGKVETTTELDAGAALATIREGEWPEAEGTGEASIEAFDVDIDEDAVGSTVTGFEEVAGGDVDISEADLLVSIGRGIEEEENLDLIRDLVDALDATLSSSRPIVDAGWLPANRQVGQSGKVVTPDVYLAIGISGAVQHVAGMKGSDTIVAINTDPNAPIMDIADYAIHDDLFDVVPALIEAFE
- a CDS encoding electron transfer flavoprotein subunit beta/FixA family protein, which translates into the protein MKILVTVAEVATVDDEFEIDGTEIADQYLSADLNEWDDYAVEEAVQLQEEGIADEVVTVTIGPEDSEQTIRQALAKGADRAIRVWDDALDGVDLLDVHAKTAILRAVVAEEDPDLILSGVQTGDDSWMATGVSLAESLDFQWAAVVNALDHDIADGTAAVRRELEGGVEELTEVDLPAVLTIQTGINEPRYASLRGIRQAQRKELDALTLDDVGLDAGVVEGSLELTDMYEPESESEATVWEGGAEETAGELAELLREKGVVA